In Jeotgalibaca arthritidis, a single genomic region encodes these proteins:
- the ychF gene encoding redox-regulated ATPase YchF, whose protein sequence is MSLTAGIVGLPNVGKSTLFNAITKAGVEAANYPFATIDPNVGVVEVPDSRLNKLTELVKPKKTVPTTFEFTDIAGIVKGASKGEGLGNKFLANIRQVDAICHVVRCFEDENITHVSGKVSPLDDIEVINLELILADLESVDKRHTRVSKIARTKDKEALQELAVLDKMKTALEAGKPARTVEVTPEEEVIVKGLFLLTTKPVLYVANISEEDVMAGEDNDMVKEVREFAASEGAEVVTVSARIEEEVADLDDEEKAEFLAEMGIEESGLDQLIQKAYTLLGLGTYFTAGEQEVRAWTFTLGMKAPQAAGIIHSDFERGFIRAETVSYDDLVSYGNMSAAKEAGRVRQEGKEYIVADGDVMLFRFNV, encoded by the coding sequence ATGTCATTAACAGCTGGGATTGTAGGGCTACCAAACGTTGGTAAGTCTACTTTATTCAATGCAATTACAAAAGCAGGAGTCGAAGCCGCTAACTATCCGTTTGCGACCATTGATCCAAACGTCGGTGTGGTTGAAGTACCTGACAGCCGTCTAAATAAATTAACAGAATTAGTTAAACCAAAGAAAACTGTACCAACAACATTTGAATTTACCGATATTGCCGGAATCGTAAAAGGTGCCAGCAAGGGTGAAGGATTGGGAAATAAATTCCTAGCAAACATCCGCCAAGTGGATGCTATTTGTCATGTGGTGCGTTGTTTTGAAGATGAGAACATTACTCACGTTAGTGGTAAAGTAAGCCCGTTAGATGATATTGAAGTGATTAACTTAGAATTGATTCTTGCTGACTTGGAGTCAGTTGACAAGCGCCATACACGCGTAAGTAAAATTGCCCGTACGAAAGACAAAGAAGCGCTACAAGAATTAGCCGTTCTTGATAAAATGAAGACTGCCTTGGAAGCTGGAAAACCAGCCCGTACAGTTGAAGTAACGCCTGAAGAGGAAGTGATTGTTAAAGGCTTGTTCCTATTAACAACGAAACCTGTTCTTTATGTAGCTAACATTTCTGAAGAAGATGTGATGGCTGGCGAAGACAACGACATGGTAAAAGAGGTTCGTGAATTTGCGGCTTCTGAAGGTGCAGAGGTTGTTACCGTAAGTGCACGTATTGAAGAAGAAGTGGCTGATTTAGATGATGAAGAAAAAGCTGAATTCCTAGCAGAAATGGGAATTGAAGAGTCTGGTTTAGACCAATTGATTCAAAAAGCATACACGCTATTAGGATTAGGAACTTACTTTACTGCAGGTGAACAAGAAGTGCGTGCTTGGACATTCACATTGGGTATGAAAGCACCGCAAGCAGCAGGTATTATTCACTCTGACTTTGAACGTGGTTTTATCCGTGCAGAAACAGTGTCGTACGATGATTTAGTATCTTACGGAAACATGTCAGCTGCAAAAGAAGCAGGACGCGTTCGCCAAGAAGGAAAAGAATATATTGTTGCTGATGGCGATGTTATGCTTTTCCGCTTTAACGTATAA
- a CDS encoding response regulator transcription factor, whose protein sequence is MAKILIVDDDHEIVELLSIYSKNEGYEAIKAYNGMEALQLLKQNLDIQLIILDVMMPKKDGISVLKELRDQDNHIPVLMLSAKSTDMDKIQGLTSGADDYVSKPFNPLEVMARIKSLLRRSSMAQQENEQSIIEIGPLLITKESHEVKTLTGKEIQLTALEFGILYLLASNPNRVFSADEIFERVWLQESIVSAKTVMVHVSHLRDKIEKATAGEKVIQTVWGVGYKISE, encoded by the coding sequence ATGGCAAAGATTTTGATAGTTGATGACGATCATGAAATCGTTGAGCTTTTGAGTATATATAGTAAAAACGAAGGTTACGAAGCAATAAAGGCTTATAACGGTATGGAGGCTTTGCAACTCTTAAAACAAAACTTAGATATCCAATTAATTATTCTTGATGTGATGATGCCTAAAAAAGACGGCATTAGTGTATTAAAAGAACTAAGAGATCAAGATAACCATATTCCTGTTTTAATGCTTAGCGCTAAATCAACCGATATGGATAAAATCCAAGGGCTGACATCAGGAGCAGATGACTATGTTTCCAAACCGTTTAATCCTTTGGAAGTTATGGCTCGTATTAAATCATTGTTGCGCCGCTCCTCAATGGCACAACAAGAAAATGAGCAGAGTATAATTGAAATTGGCCCACTACTAATTACTAAGGAATCGCATGAAGTAAAGACACTAACAGGCAAGGAAATCCAATTAACAGCTTTAGAATTCGGTATTTTGTATCTATTGGCAAGCAACCCGAATCGCGTATTTAGTGCCGACGAAATATTTGAACGGGTTTGGCTACAAGAAAGTATCGTGTCAGCTAAAACCGTGATGGTCCATGTTAGTCACTTACGCGATAAAATTGAAAAAGCGACAGCAGGCGAGAAAGTGATTCAAACCGTCTGGGGCGTAGGCTATAAGATTTCAGAGTGA
- the guaB gene encoding IMP dehydrogenase yields the protein MSNWESKFAKEGFTFDDVLLVPAESHVLPNDIDVSVQLAKNILLNVPIMSASMDTVTEAEMAIAMARQGGLGVIHKNMSIKAQADEVRKVKRSESGVIIDPFFLTPDHLASEAEALMSKYRISGVPVVNDMEERALVGILTNRDLRFIEDYQVPIGEVMTEEHLVTAPVGTSLKEAERMLQKYKIEKLPLVDEEGRLAGLITIKDIERVIEFPNSAKDEHGRLVVAAAVGVTSDTFERAQALLDAGADAIVIDTAHGHSAGVLRKIKEIRAQFPEATLIAGNVATAEGTRALYDAGVDVVKVGIGPGSICTTRVVAGVGVPQITAIYDAAGVAREYGKTIIADGGIKYSGDIVKAMAAGGHAVMLGSMLAGTDESPGEFEIFQGRRFKTYRGMGSLAAMEKGSSDRYFQGGVNEAKKLVPEGIEGRVAYKGAAGDIIFQLLGGIRSGMGYVGAGNLEELRENAQFIRMSGAGLIESHPHDVHITKEAPNYSINR from the coding sequence ATGTCTAACTGGGAATCAAAATTTGCAAAAGAAGGTTTTACGTTTGATGATGTGCTTTTAGTACCCGCAGAAAGTCACGTGTTGCCAAATGATATTGACGTATCAGTTCAATTAGCTAAAAATATTCTATTAAATGTACCGATTATGAGTGCGAGTATGGATACTGTTACCGAAGCTGAGATGGCAATTGCGATGGCACGTCAAGGTGGATTAGGGGTTATTCATAAAAACATGTCCATTAAAGCGCAAGCTGATGAGGTTCGCAAAGTAAAACGTTCAGAGAGTGGCGTAATTATTGATCCCTTTTTCTTAACACCAGATCATTTAGCATCTGAAGCAGAAGCATTGATGAGTAAATACCGTATTAGCGGTGTACCCGTTGTTAATGATATGGAAGAGCGTGCCTTGGTTGGGATTTTAACGAACCGTGATTTACGCTTTATTGAGGACTACCAAGTACCGATTGGTGAGGTCATGACGGAAGAGCACTTAGTGACTGCACCTGTAGGTACCTCTCTAAAAGAAGCAGAACGGATGCTTCAAAAATATAAGATTGAAAAATTACCGCTTGTCGATGAAGAAGGGCGCTTAGCGGGTTTAATTACCATTAAAGACATTGAGCGCGTGATTGAATTCCCTAACTCAGCTAAGGATGAGCATGGTCGTTTAGTAGTAGCTGCGGCAGTTGGTGTGACGAGTGATACCTTTGAACGTGCGCAAGCCTTGTTAGATGCTGGCGCAGATGCAATTGTCATTGATACGGCTCATGGCCATAGTGCTGGTGTACTCCGTAAAATAAAAGAAATCCGTGCTCAATTCCCAGAAGCAACCTTAATTGCGGGGAATGTCGCAACTGCTGAAGGAACACGCGCGCTTTATGATGCCGGTGTTGATGTTGTAAAAGTAGGGATTGGACCTGGTTCAATTTGTACAACGCGCGTTGTTGCAGGTGTTGGAGTTCCACAAATTACGGCAATCTATGACGCTGCTGGTGTGGCTCGTGAGTACGGCAAGACTATTATTGCCGATGGTGGGATTAAATATTCAGGCGACATCGTTAAAGCGATGGCAGCTGGTGGTCATGCCGTTATGTTAGGTAGTATGTTAGCAGGTACAGATGAGTCACCAGGTGAATTCGAAATTTTCCAAGGTCGTCGTTTTAAAACTTACCGCGGAATGGGAAGTCTAGCAGCTATGGAAAAAGGGTCAAGTGACCGTTACTTCCAAGGTGGCGTTAACGAAGCCAAGAAACTTGTACCAGAAGGTATTGAAGGTCGCGTCGCTTACAAAGGTGCTGCCGGCGATATTATTTTCCAATTATTAGGCGGAATCCGTTCAGGAATGGGTTACGTTGGTGCTGGTAACTTAGAAGAGTTACGCGAAAATGCCCAATTTATTCGTATGTCAGGTGCTGGCCTAATCGAGTCTCACCCACATGATGTGCATATTACAAAAGAAGCACCAAACTATTCGATTAATAGATAA
- a CDS encoding ParB/RepB/Spo0J family partition protein, translating to MANKNSKGLGRGIDALFSSFEDIEQIDEKTEQVQEISLDDIRPNPYQPRKTFDEEALKELADSIQLNGVFQPIILRQSSVKGYEIIVGERRVRASRLAGKESIPAIVREFDEQAMIEIAVIENLQREDLSPLEEAEAYQMMSDKLKLTQAQVAERVGKSRPYIANYLRLLTLPEDVKVLLRNGDLTMGQARTLLGLKDQKQMSELAKRVVQDGITVRQLEQLVQQMTEPTETKEKKKRQKIAKPSYILESEERLMDRFGTSVQITPKGEQGKIEIEYLSPNDLDRILELLNVEFDD from the coding sequence ATGGCGAATAAAAATAGCAAAGGCTTGGGCCGCGGCATTGACGCACTATTCAGTAGTTTTGAAGATATTGAACAAATTGACGAGAAAACAGAACAGGTTCAAGAAATTAGCTTAGATGACATTCGCCCTAACCCTTACCAACCGCGTAAAACCTTTGACGAAGAGGCTCTAAAAGAGTTAGCCGATTCGATCCAATTAAATGGTGTCTTTCAACCGATTATTTTACGTCAATCAAGCGTAAAGGGGTATGAAATCATTGTCGGTGAGCGCCGTGTTCGTGCGTCTCGCTTAGCAGGGAAAGAAAGCATACCAGCGATTGTCCGTGAGTTTGACGAACAAGCAATGATTGAAATCGCGGTGATTGAGAACTTACAACGTGAAGATTTATCACCCTTAGAAGAAGCTGAAGCTTATCAAATGATGAGTGATAAATTGAAACTGACGCAAGCTCAAGTTGCAGAACGTGTTGGTAAGAGCCGCCCATACATTGCAAACTACTTACGCTTGTTAACTCTGCCAGAAGACGTAAAGGTGTTGCTTCGAAATGGCGATTTAACAATGGGACAAGCGCGCACCTTATTAGGGTTAAAAGACCAAAAACAGATGAGTGAACTGGCTAAACGAGTTGTTCAAGACGGTATTACTGTTCGTCAATTGGAACAACTGGTACAACAGATGACAGAGCCAACTGAGACGAAAGAAAAGAAAAAACGTCAAAAGATTGCAAAACCATCTTATATTTTGGAGAGTGAAGAGCGTTTGATGGATCGTTTTGGGACATCCGTTCAAATCACGCCAAAAGGTGAACAAGGAAAGATTGAAATTGAATACTTATCACCAAACGATCTCGATCGTATTTTAGAATTATTAAATGTTGAATTTGATGATTAG
- a CDS encoding DUF1129 domain-containing protein, which produces MAETNTQQTKEELQAANTALWEQLTKRNEQYMLGLDKVLTAANYDEDKRATLYNQMMTELAENQKTGVTARQLYGTVSECAERILQQPEEAPGRSSDFLIAMDGGLLLGSMFALISGISLFTADGADAQKGMGIISLLINFIIGGLAMLIISKFTPNPDAPKGKRGYGKYILATTGAMLIWMLAMTLATAFIPVSINRALPAVAYLIIAGVGFAAKIYFKKRLRITGGIF; this is translated from the coding sequence GTGGCAGAAACGAATACGCAACAAACCAAAGAAGAACTACAAGCAGCAAATACAGCATTGTGGGAACAGTTAACAAAACGTAACGAACAATATATGCTTGGTTTAGACAAAGTTTTAACGGCAGCGAATTACGATGAAGATAAACGTGCGACACTCTACAATCAAATGATGACAGAATTAGCAGAAAATCAAAAAACAGGTGTGACAGCACGCCAGTTATACGGAACAGTTTCTGAATGCGCAGAACGTATTCTTCAACAACCAGAAGAAGCACCAGGACGCTCGTCAGACTTCCTAATTGCTATGGATGGTGGCTTATTATTAGGCTCTATGTTCGCTTTAATATCAGGTATTAGCTTGTTTACAGCTGATGGAGCAGATGCACAAAAAGGGATGGGGATTATCAGCTTGCTGATTAACTTTATCATTGGTGGTTTAGCGATGTTAATCATTTCTAAATTTACGCCGAATCCTGATGCACCAAAAGGAAAACGTGGCTATGGCAAGTATATTCTAGCAACAACAGGGGCAATGTTAATATGGATGTTAGCCATGACCTTAGCAACAGCCTTTATTCCAGTAAGCATTAATCGTGCGTTGCCGGCAGTTGCCTACTTGATCATTGCAGGTGTGGGCTTTGCAGCTAAGATTTACTTTAAGAAAAGACTCCGCATCACAGGCGGTATTTTCTAA
- a CDS encoding ParA family protein, whose translation MARIIAVANQKGGVGKTTTTVNLAAALAYSGKKVLLIDSDAQGNATSGLGISKADVDKDIYDVLVNQISIADAVQPSSRENLWVVPATIQLAGAEIELTNQPHREARLSKALADLKDDYDYIFIDCPPSLGHLTINAFTASDAVLIPVQCEYYALEGLSQLLNTFRLVQKHFNKDLKIEGVLLTMLDARTNLGFEVVEEVKKYFKEKVYKTIIPRNVRLSEAPSYGQSIIDYDIRSKGAEVYLELAKEVLADGE comes from the coding sequence ATGGCACGGATCATTGCAGTTGCAAACCAAAAAGGTGGTGTTGGTAAAACAACCACTACTGTCAACCTAGCAGCAGCATTAGCATACTCAGGAAAAAAAGTATTGCTGATTGACAGTGATGCACAGGGGAATGCAACAAGTGGATTAGGAATTTCAAAAGCAGATGTAGACAAGGATATTTATGATGTTTTGGTTAACCAGATTTCAATCGCAGATGCCGTTCAACCTTCTTCACGTGAGAATTTATGGGTAGTGCCAGCAACGATTCAGTTGGCAGGAGCGGAGATTGAATTAACTAATCAACCCCATCGAGAAGCAAGATTGAGTAAGGCATTGGCAGATTTAAAAGATGACTATGATTATATCTTCATTGATTGTCCGCCATCATTAGGTCACTTGACCATTAATGCCTTTACAGCAAGTGATGCTGTCTTAATTCCTGTTCAATGTGAATACTATGCCCTTGAAGGATTAAGTCAGTTACTAAATACCTTCCGTTTAGTGCAAAAGCACTTTAACAAAGATTTGAAAATTGAAGGTGTGTTATTAACGATGTTGGACGCCCGCACAAACTTAGGGTTTGAAGTCGTTGAAGAAGTGAAGAAATATTTCAAAGAGAAAGTTTATAAGACCATTATTCCACGTAATGTTCGTCTCTCTGAAGCACCAAGTTATGGTCAGTCTATTATCGACTATGATATTCGTTCAAAAGGAGCGGAAGTTTACCTAGAACTAGCAAAGGAAGTGTTAGCAGATGGCGAATAA
- a CDS encoding DUF951 domain-containing protein, whose protein sequence is MNHKEYDLHDVVEMKKPHPCQSNSWEIIRMGMDIRIKCQKCGQMVLMPRRDFEKKMKKVLIKAAVAE, encoded by the coding sequence ATGAATCACAAAGAGTATGACCTTCATGATGTTGTTGAGATGAAAAAACCGCATCCCTGCCAGAGTAACTCATGGGAAATCATTCGGATGGGGATGGATATCCGCATCAAATGTCAAAAATGCGGGCAAATGGTTTTGATGCCACGCCGTGATTTTGAGAAAAAAATGAAAAAAGTACTAATTAAAGCTGCCGTTGCTGAATAG